Below is a genomic region from Flammeovirgaceae bacterium SG7u.111.
TAACCTAGAAGTTTACTCGCCCAGATCTACCGAAACTATATAAAAAGCACTGGTGACTGGATCTAGCGTATACATTGCATCATTTATGTTGATTTCATTATACCGAGTAAAGTTGCAGCAGTCTTCGCTTACCCTTTCCGCATCAACCGTCAAGTTGAATAAATATGTGTCTCCAACTGATACTGAAGTGGTTGAAATTCCTGATTCCCAACCTACTGATGTGATTTCTAATTGATTGAGTCCGTTTTCTTCAATAAAATTGTATGTAACATTTTCGCTTTTTCCATCAAGCGTAGCTGTTATTACAAGTTGGTTGGGATCGAAAGTGCCATTTGTGAATAAGTTTTCCCCTGTATTTATATCTACAATTTCAAAAGTAAAAAAGCTAGGAGGAGTAAAACATGCCCCACAATCGCTATCTGTTTTACATCCTTGAAAGGATGCTAAAAGCAAGCTACAAATTATGCATAGATAAATTTCCCTCATAAGTTTAGATAGTTTTGTGTGTACTATAATATAAGACAGTCAATGAATTGGAATGGTTGGTGCTAAAGCATAATTCATTCTTTTTTTCTATTAAGTACCTACCCAAAAGGAACCTACTATCCCTAGGGCTGGTTTGTGTGCCACAAACCACGGGCTTTCATTATACGATTACATTTATCCACTTACTTAAAAAAATTGCAACGTCATAAATAACAACTCCCATTTTACTTATGCATTTGCATAAGTAAAATGGGAGTTGTTATTATATCCTCTAGCGTCCAGCTTTTAACGCCTAGGTTTACTTTCTTTCAAAAACAACTTTACCACCTACTATGGTGTAATCAATTTTGGTAGCAAGTAGCGAATCGTCAGGTACGGTCATGATGTCTTGGTCAAATACGGTGAAGTCCGCCAATTTTCCTACCTCAATCGAGCCTTTGATGTCTTCTTCAAAAGCACCATAAGCGGCATCGAGCGTGTAGGATTTCAGGGCTTGCTCACGACTCATTTTCTGGTCGGCTTCGTAGCCTCCATCTGGCTCGCCTTTAAGCGTTCTTCTGGTCACTGAAGCATAAAAGCAAGCAATCGGGTCGATTGGCTCAACGGGTGCATCTGTTCCATTGATCACCTTTGCTCCGCTGTCCAACAGTTTTTGCCACACATATGCCCCGTCTTGAATCCTAGCCAAGCCCAAACGGTAAATAGCCCATGGCCTGTCGGAGCTCATGTGGATGGCTTGCATGGCAGCAATTACGCCCAATTTTCCGAATCTTGGAATGTCTTCTCCATTGATATGCTGGGCATGTTCTATCCTAAACCGGTGGTCGGTAGCTTTATCAGGATTATCTAAGAAAGCAGCTTCGTATTCATCCAATACTTCTCGGTTTGCCCTATCGCCTATGGCATGCGAGCAAACTTGAAAACCGTGTTCTAGCCCATCTCTAGTGACCATGCGCACGAAAGGAATCGGCGTAGTTTCATGGCCAGTGTGGCCAGGGCGGTCTTCGTAATCTTTTAAGAGCCAAGCGCCCCTAGAACCTAAGGCGCCGTCTACATACAATTTAATGGAGCGAACAGTTAAGAAGTTGTTGCCCAAGCCTATTTGCGGCCCTTTGGCGTACCATTCGTTCAGTAGGGAAGTATCACCGCTGCTGAGCATCACGTATAGCCTTACTTTTAGCGAATCTTTTTCCAAAAACTCGTACATAGTTTCCAGTCCTTCTTTGCCTTCTCCAGCATCGTGAAAACTGGTGATCCCGTGGGAAAGGCATTCGTCAAAAGCTAATTTCATTGCTTTAGCCCTCATCTCTGGCGTATTGTCGGGGATGTGCTTGGTGATGAGCCCCATCGCTCGTTCATTGAACACGCCCGTTGCATTGCCCAGTTCGTCTCTGATAAATTCACCACCTTCCACTTCATGGCTATCCATTCCTTCAGGAGAAATGGTTGAAACACCAGCCATTTCCATCGCTTTGGCATTGGCAAAGCCTGCATGGCCGCTTGCATGCCGCAAATACACGGGGTTGTTAGGAGAAACTGCGCTCAGTTCATCGTGGGTTTGGAAGCCGTTGACCATTTTTTCGGGTAAGCTGTCCCACTTACTTTGGTGCCATCCTCTGCCTTGAATCCATTCTCCGGGCTTGGCTTTTTTTGCAGCTTCGGCTACCATAGAGACTATTTCCTCGTAACTTTTGGTGTTGCTCAGGTCGAGGTTGAGCTTTTTGTAGCCCACGCCCAAAAAGTGCGCATGCGATTCGATTAGCCCAGGAGTCAAGGTTTTGCCCTTTAGGTCGAGCCTTTCGGTCTTGTCGTCGACCATTTTTTCCGCATCAGCCAAGTTTCCGGCAAAAACGATTTTGTCACCTTGGATCACAACTGCTTCAACAGAAGGGTTGCTTTCCGAAACGGTGTAAATAGTTCCTCCATAAATGAGCAAGTCTGCCGTCTGAGGGGTTTCGCAAGTCCAAAGGCTTACGCAAAAAAATAGCAAAAACAGCAAGCTGGGCTTTCCACTTGCTTTGTTCTTAATAGTAAAATGGTTCATAATTGTGGTTGTTTTAATTTTTTCACCTATTTCCTTATACCGATAAATATAAGGATACATATAAGTTATATAACTTATTAGAGGTTTTTTCTTTAAGGTTGAGACTGGATTTGCCCCCTTTTCAAAACTTCTGATTTTATATTCGCAACATTTCCCCTTAGCTTTCCTTCCTTCTCATGAAATGGATTAATTTTGAGCAAAATGAATGATTACGTCTTGCGAGAAATGTTTTCTTTGAATTTTTTCGCGGTGAAGGGTTTTAAATAGTAGCTAGCATTGACCTGTGAGAATAGTGGTGTGGAAATCTATAGTAGGTACTGTTTATCAACCCTCAAACTATCTTTTTCTAATATAAAAGAAGTAGCATTTATGCTTAAAAATCTGATAATTAAAAACTACGCACTTATACGAGAATTAGAGATTTCTCCTTCCAAAAATTTGAATATAATTACTGGAGAAACAGGTGCAGGTAAGTCGATCATGTTGGGGGCTATCGGGCTGCTGTTGGGCAACCGTGCAGATTCCAAAATGCTTTTTGATGAGGAAAAAAAGTGTGTGATAGAAGGAGCTTTTAAAGTGAAGGGGTACAAACTAAAAGGCGTTTTCAAGCAATTGGATCTCGATTATGAAGAGCTTTCGGTTATCCGAAGGGAAATTTCCCCTAGCGGAAAATCAAGGGCCTTCATCAACGATACGCCTGTAAACCTCGAAACGCTTAGGGCGATTTCGGGAAGGCTGTTGGATGTACATTCCCAGCACGACAACCTACTAATAGGCTCGGAAGATTACCAGCTCCAGATCATAGACGTGTACGCTGAAACTGCCACGCTTTTGGCGGATTATCAGGAAAGTTACCGAACTTTAAAAGCTGCTGAAAAAGCTTACCAACAGTTGATGTCGGAGAACGAGGAAATCAAAAAAGAATTTGATTATAACAGCCATTTGCTCAATGAACTTACGGAAGCAGGGCTAGACGATTTGGATATTCCAGCAATGGAATCGGAGTTGGAGTTATTGGAAAATGCGGAAAGCATAAAGTCCAACCTCAACGGGGTGTTGGAGTTTTTGAGCAATGCGGAGTTTTCAGTAGAAGCTGGCTTGAAATCTGCGATGGCTGCGCTTTCGCAGATAAGTGGATTTGGAAAGCAGTTTGAAGAATTGCAGGAGCGTGCGCAAAGTGTTCAGATCGAACTGCAAGATATTACCCTGGAGCTGGAGAAAGAAGAGTCAAAACTGTTTCCAGACCAAGAGCGGATGATGCAACTGAAAGAACAAGTAGATCAGGTGTATTCTTTGCAACACAAGCATCATGTACACGATATTGATGAGCTGATCGCACTTCGCGATTCTATCCAAGAAAAAGTGGATAAGGTCTTGAACTTCGATGATAAATTGGCGGAGTATAAAGCGGAAAAAGAACAGGCGTATGTTGTAGCATTGGAAAAAGCAGAATTGCTTTCGCAAAAGAGGTTGGAGTTTTTCAACCCGTTGGTAAACGAGCTGAATCTGTTGCTTCAACATTTGGGTATGCCCAATGGAAAAACGGCAATCGATCACCGAGTAGGGGAGTTGACCAAAACGGGGAAAGATGAGGTGAATATCCTGTTTAGTGCCAATAAGGGCGTGAACCCTGAGCCGATCAAAGTTGTGGCATCTGGCGGTGAATTTTCTCGCTTGATGCTGGCAATAAAGTATATCCTAGCCAGAAAAACCTTGCTGCCTACCGTTATTTTCGATGAAATAGACACAGGTATTTCGGGTGAAATTGCCATAAAAGTAGGGAACATGATGAAGGAAATGGCGGGTAGGCACCAGATTATTGCCATTAGCCACCTTCCGCAAATAGCTGCTAAGGGAGACCATCATTACTTCGTGTTCAAAGACAACAGCGCAGCTCGTACCGTAAGTAGGATCAAGCTCCTAGCCCAAGAAGAGCGCCTCAACGAAATAGCCCAAATGATAGGAGGAGCCAACCCAAGCGAAACTGCCTACAAAAATGCACAGGAGTTGATGGGATGATTTTCTGAGAAGCTGGGGGTTAGACGATAGAAGTTAGAAAAGAAAAAGATGCCATTCCGATCGCAATCGGAATGGCATCTTTTTTACATCAAGAAATAATCACATTCCAACTATTTCTAAAAATATTTTTTCAGTTGAATTTATTGCCCATTTTTCAGTAAACCACACTTATTATATATAGGCAATTTTAGATGTGTGTAATTTATTTTGTTATATGTAAAAATATTGTGTATTACCCAATATAAACGGCAACTTTTCCAATATATCTCCCGTAAATATGAAGGTAGCCTACAAAGAATTAAATTTTCTAATGCAGTTTGCATTTTTGACCTTCTAACTATCTACTTAAATGAATACATCAGCTAATAGTGCTAAATATCGGTACTTCCTCTTACAAGGTTCTGGGCTACAGCTTATCTGTAAAGCAGCTTTGCTATCTTAAGATTTTCCACCCTGAAATACACTTCGGCTTCCTTGTAATATCACAACGGTTTTTCAACCTATTTCACAATAAAGGCTGGGTTTTAATTGCCTTCTTTTGAGCTACCTTAGTCACTGGGGGTACGGCAAAGCCATTGGTCTATTTTGGAAACTAAAAACCTCTTTGTACCAAATGAGGAGGGTAGGTTGAGTTCTTTTAATCTCTCAATTTAACAAACAGTACTATGTGACCATTTTAGAATGCCTCGCAGAATTTTGACATTTTTTTCACATAATTATATCTAAAAAATCATGATAACTTTATTTGGTGTTTTAGCCTTATTGGCTGGATTTGCTATTCTTATAATTGCCTTTTTGGACAAAAGTGAAAGTGCTGGTCCATGGATGAAAAACTTTTCCTTGGCACAAGGAGCAATTGCCGTATTGATTGGAGGGGTGCTTTTGTCAGTGAACTCCATGTTCTTTTTCGCAGATAGAGGTTTTAACTATCTTTTGGTTTCGCCTACAGGTAAAATGAGTGCCGTTATGGAGCAGGGTATTAAGTTTCAAGTCCCTGGCACTAAGATTGATAAATGGCAAAAGTTCATAGACGTGAAGGTAACGGGCGAGGGTATTGAGGTAGATGCCGAAGAGGTAGAAGGGCTGATGAAGCCTGTCCCCTTGAGGTTTATCGATCAGGTAACAGCCAACGGATTTGTTTCCACTCGTTTTGAGCTTCCCCGCGATGAGGAGAGTTTTATTAGCCTTGCGGTGAAATTTAGAACCATGAGTAACTTAGTGAACAACACGATAGTGCCAACGGTGAAAGAGCAATTGGTGAATACTGCCTACATGTTTGCCGCTCAGGATTATATCTCTGGTGAAGCGCAAAGCTTTAGGCAAGCATTTGAAGAGCAACTGAAAGGCGGAGCGTATGCTGTGGAGAAAATTGTGTCGAGAGATACGGTTTATGGAGACATCCAAGAGGAGGAAGTAAGTAGGGTCATAAAAGAAGTGCAGACTTCTTATGAGGTGAAGAAGGTGTTGGAAAACGGAATTCCTAAAAGGATTAAGCACGAGTTGAGCGAGAACAAAATTATTGTTTCGCAGGTCATAGTCGATAACATAGAACTGGAAGCGACCTTTAAGCAACGCTTGGAAGCCCAAAGGGACGAATCGGCGAAGAGACAACTGGAGCAGCAGAAGGTGGAAACTGCCAAAGATGCACAGTTGAGAATTATTGCCGAGGGTGAGCGTGACAAAGCTGCTGAGCGTGTTGCCCAAGAGAAGGAGCAGGTGAAAGCCCTGATTGCCATAGAAACGAAATTGAAGCAAGAAGAAACGAATAAGAAACTTGCGGCAATTGAGTTGGAAACGGAGCGGTTGAACGCTCAGACGAAAAAGGTGCAAGCCGATGCTGAAGCTTATGAAATCTCTAGAAAAGTAAGTGCGGGTATCACCCCAGAGGTGAAGCTGCAAATGGAGCTTGACAGGGACGTGCAAGTAGCGGAGCAAATCTCCAAAATCCAATTCCCTCAGACTATGATTATTGGTGGAGATCAGAAGGGAGGAACACCTCTCGAAAGCTTGATAGGTGCGGCTATGGCCAAGCAGTTGCAAACGGTAAAACAGTAATATTCTTTAATGCCTGTTTTATAACCCAAAGCCACAAGGATGAGAATTCTTGTGGCTTTTTTGTATGGTTTTATGGCGAATGGAACCCGAAAGAATGCTTACTCCACAGGCGTGCCGTAAAGATCAAACTGCGAAGCCTCGTCAATTTTGATATTGGTGAAGTCACCTAAGCGTACGTAATGCTTTTGTGCACTTACCATCACCTCGTTATCCACCTCAGGCGAGTCAAATTCTGTCCTGCCAATGAAGTAGTTGTTTTCTTTCCTATCGAACAAAACCTTGAAGGTTTTTCCCACTTTCATTTCATTGTGCATGAGGGAAATATCCTCTTGGTGTTGCATCAGTTCCGTCGCTCTTTGTTCTTTCACTTCCTCAGGCACATCATCTTTCATAGAGAAAGAATGCGTATTTTCCTCGTGAGAGTATGTAAACACACCTAAGCGTTCAAAGCACATGCGTTGGATAAAATCAATGTTTTCCTCGTGCTCTTTTTGAGTTTCCCCAGGGTGACCCGCTATTAGTGTAGTACGGATAGCTACATTTGGGACTTTGTTCCTAATCTTCTTAATCAAGGTCTCCGTTCCTTCCCTTGTAATGCCCCTGCGCATCAGTTTGAGCATGTTAGAAGAGCCGTGTTGCAAAGGCATATCGAGGTAGTTGCAAATATTGCTGCGCTCAGCCATTACGTCCAGCACATCTTCGGGAAAGCCAGCGGGGAAAGCATAGTGCAACCTGATCCAGTCGATTCCTTCCACATCGGAAAGGTTTCTGAGTAGATCAGCCAAGTTTCTTTTCTTGTACAAATCCAAGCCGTAGAACGTAGAATCTTGGGCAATGAGCAAAAGTTCTTTTGTACCGTTCTTCGCCAAGTTCTTTGCTTCTTTCACCAGCTCCTCAATGGGGCGAGACTGGTGGCCGCCACGCATAAGCGGGATGGCGCAAAACGAACAAGGTCGGTCGCAACCTTCCGATATCTTTAGGTAAGAATAATGATTTTTGGTAGTAGTCAATCGCTCGCCAATCAGCTCTTGCTTGTAGTCCGCTTTGAAGCGCTTGAGCAAAGCGGGCAGCTCGTTGGTGCCAAACCACGCATCTACGCCCTCAATCTCCGACTGGAGCTCGTCGCGGTAGCGCTGGGATAGGCAACCCGTTACATACACCTTTTCCACCAAGCCCTCGTCCTTGGCATCCACATACCGCAAAATAGTGTCAATTGACTCCTGCTTGGCATTGTCGATGAACCCACACGTATTGATTACGATGATGTTCGAATCGTCCTTTTTAGACTCGTGGGAAGCCTCAATTTGGTTGCCCTTTAGCTGCGTAAGCAAGACCTCAGAGTCCACCAAGTTTTTGGAACAGCCCATCGTCACTATATTGACCTTATCTCTTTTGAGTTTTTTCGTCTTCAATGTTCGTAGTATTAGAATGAAAATTTCGAACCGCAAAGGTACGGTTATACTACAAGAAAAGGAATGGAGTGGGGGAGAATGTGGGTTTGCTTGTTATCTTTGGTGGAAGAACAGGGGTGGTTAAAGCCGACGGAAATTATGAAACCAACTTACATATCATTCTTACTATTTTTAACAAGTGCTCAATTTGTACTTGCCCAAAGTGCCGTTCTTACTGTTGAATTAGGGATAGAAAAAGCCGATTCTTCATTGGTCCAACTTGTATTTGTACATCCAACTCATTCTTCATCCGAAGACAATCCCCCTTTTTTTGAAAGAGTAAATTCAACAACCTTTAAGAAGCAATTGAAGGTTGATGAAGATTATAAGTTGACAATTGTTTGTATTAACTATGAGAAGGTTGATACTATGATAACTATTGAAAGCGAGGACAAGAATTTGCTGTTTCAGCTTTCAAAAAAGCCGAATCCGTTCAATTTTGAGCGTGACTTGGTAATGGGAAAATTGGAAGTGACTGTACATGTTGGTGGTTCTCAAGCTATAGTAATGGATAAAAGGATATGCAAGAAGTTTTTGAAGAAATATAAGGTGAGTTTAGCTTATGGAGGAGGAGGGTGCATTTACGATAATACAAACTATGGAAGTGTGTACAACAATCAAGTAATTAGTTATTTGGATGAAAAATATAGAGATAAATGGCGTGTGTTCTTAACTAAAATTGGGGTTGATCAATATGAAGGTTATTCATACTGATAGCGGATTTGAAATAATCAGCCTGTGACACACAGAGTGAAGCAGATAACTCCAAAATAGACGATTTACACTATTACCTGTGAGCCATAGGCATTGCTCGTAGGCTTGGCTTTGTCCTCTCTGTCACTCTTCCATAGACTTTCTCAGCGCCTGTGCAATACTGCTTTTTTGTCCAGTGGTGATTTCTTTTTCCAAATTAGCTGCGAGTATTTGCCTAATCTCACTTGCCATTTCGCCAAGTGCTTCCTCATGGATGGAGTACTGGCTGCTGGGACCGTATGAGTTATCGCTCATCAATAGGAATCCATAAGTCGAGAGAAGTTTCATGGTCTGGTCGGCATCGAGGCTTTGTGCTAAGTTATGTAGCGAAATATTGATCTTTTTCTTTTTTGTGCCTTGTTGTACATAACTTTGAAGTACTCTGTGTAAGCTTCTTGTTCAAGGAATTTTTCAATGAATACTGCTTGTTGTTTGCTATCAGACAGTTGAAGCCCAACCACGGCGCAGTAGTACTGTGGTGCTACTTCTTGTTTGGTATTTAATACATTGACTAAGCTGATCACTTCTTCGGCACTTCTGGTCTTGAGTGAGTCTAGCCTGTATGCTCTTGTTTGGGGGGTAGGGTATTGGATGAAACCAATTTCCTCTAAAAATGAAATGCCCTCTTCTGAATTGAGAAAAAGTTGTGAGTCAGTGCTTTGGGTGCATCCAATTAAGAGCAGGAAAATAAATGTTTTGATGTTGTTCATAGTGCGGACGGTATAGGTTCTTAAACCTGATACCGATTGCTTTCCAACTGATATCAGGTTGCCAATTTAATAATAGATACGCTAATGCCCGCTATAAACAAACAAAGGCTTCGTGCAATATGTGAGTGGTATAGGAGTACCCGTTTCTAGCCCTTGCCTATACCTTCCGTTTCAGCACGATTTTCCACAACATAAACTTCCCGTTCGGTTATGGAACGCAGCAATGGAATGAGCGTTTTCCATTAAATTTATACCTAATTGTCCCTTTTTGTGAAAAAATCAAACTATCCTTTTTGACCGTTATTGCCTCGTATACAAACCGTACTTAGTTTTGTAACTATAAAAATTATAGTATGATTTTGATTTAGTTAATCTGAATTAATTTATACATGCAAAAAGCATTTTTCATGTAATTAAAGGACTTTTTAAGAACATATAACAAATTCGAAATGAAAGCAATAGGATTTAAGAAATCGTTACCTATCACAGAAAAAGACAGTTTTATTGAGTTTGAAACTGAGAAGCCGTCGCCAACTGGCTTCGACCTTTTGGTGAAAATATCGGCTATTTCGGTGAACCCTGTGGATTTTAAGATCAGGCAAAATGCGGCAAAAGACACGGTACTCGATACGCCCAAGGTTATAGGGTGGGATGCGGTAGGTACTGTGGAGGCAGTAGGTGATAAGGCTTCACGGTTCAAAGTAGGAGATGAGGTGTTTTATGCCGGCGACCTCACCCGAAGCGGGAGCAATGCGGAGTTCCAATTGGTGGACGAACGCATAGTAGGTGCCAAACCCAAAAAATTAAGTATTGCAGAAGCTGCCGCTATTCCTTTAACGGGTTTAACCGCTTGGGAGTCGCTTTTTGACCGTATCAAAATCAACCCTGAAAAAGATAAAGGAAAAACGGTGTTGATCTTGGCTGGTGCCGGTGGTGTAGGCTCTATCGCCATACAAATTGCCAAAAAAGTAGCAGGGCTTACCGTAATTGCTACGGCATCCAGGCCAGATTCTGTACAGTGGTGCAAAGATTTGGGTGCTGATTTTGTAGTGAACCACTACCACCTAAAAGAGGAGCTAGGGAAAATTGGTCATAGTCAAGTAGATTATATCCTAGATTTTGTAGACCTTGGAGGGTATTGGGATACTGCTGCTGAAATCATAAAACCTCAAGGTCATATAGTTTCTATTACAGGTAGTAGCAAGCCATTGAACCTAGATATCCTCAAGGTCAAAAGTGTTTCTTTCTCTTGGGAGTTGATGTACACTCGCTCTATGTTTACCACGGACGATATAGAAAGGCAACACGAAATATTGAATGAAATAGCTAGCTTGTTGGATAACGGAACGCTAAAAACCACGCTGACAACAACCTTGGAAGGCTTCACGGTGGAAAACTTAAAAAAAGCGCATGAAATGCAGGAGTCTGGAAAGACAATAGGTAAAACAGTGATTCTATTTTAAGGTATAAACCTTTATTTTTACCCTAAATAATCACTATTAAAAAGTCAGAAAAATGGCAGAACAGAAATTAACGATTGTGGCGAGGATATTGGCAAAGGCTGAAAAAAGGGCCTTGGTGAAAAGCGAATTGCTAAAGCTAATTGAGGTTACTAGGGCAGAAGAAGGGTGTATCAATTATGATTTACACCAAGACAACGAGAACGAAAACCTATTCCTGTTTTTTGAGAATTGGGAAAGTAAGGAACTGTGGCAAAAGCATATGGAAAACACTCACTTGGCTGAATATGTGAAAGCAACTGATGGTGCTGTAGAAGAGTTTGTGTTAAACGAAATGACGCATATAGGTTAGGGTAAAGTATTTGGCGTAAACCAAGTTGAAAATAGATGTAGAAAGCACAGACTATAGAAAGTCTGTGCTTTTTTTGTTAAAAAGGATAACCAATGCCTATGTTATAAATCACATCACCTTGGGTGGAGAAGATGTTTTTGAAACTAAATTCATCGCCAACCCAGCGTTCGCCCAAGGATTCTGACGGATCCATAAGTTTTACACCAGCATCGAGCCTTACTAGCAGGAAGTCAAAATTCAGTCGGATGCCCAATCCTCCCCCGAGGGCAATTTCCCTCCAAAAGCTTTTGCTAAAGCCTGAGCCAGGGCGGGCAGGATCATCCTTCAAGGTCCAAATGTTGGTGGCATCTAGGAAAAGCGCTCCCTCAAAAAAGCTAAATAAGTCTCTTCTAAGCTCTAGGTTGGCTTCTAAGATAATCTCACCCGGCTGCTCAAAGCGAAAGCGTTGGTTGCCGTTGTCAAGTGTGTCGGTAGAGGAAAAGGAACCAGGTCCAAGCCTTCGGGCAGGCCAAGCGCGGTTGCTGTTACTTCCTCCAGTAAAGAAATACTTTTCATAAGGCATACCCGGCGTGGTGCCATACGGTCGGGCTACTCCCACATGGAAGCGAGTTGCCAATTGGCCACTTTTGCCAACAGGTACACCAAAACGGTTGTCAAAATCACCTTTTATGTAGCGGAAATAGCGTAAGTCGAGGATAGAACCTTGTTCATCTATCAGCCCCGTTTGGTTGTAAAGCCCGAAAAACGTTCCACCAGATTCTACGTACACCTTGTAGAACTTAGATTTCCGCTGCTGGAAACCAAAAATGTTATCGGTGTAGAGGTAATAAGCATTCAGGTTAGATACCAAAGAGCTGTCAAAACTGTTTTTGAGCGTCGAGCCTTGTTGTTCCAGCTCATCCAACCTTTCCCTAAACTCATCTGAAATCTCCTTCGTATTTACTACCCCAAGGTCGAAGGGACTGAAATTAAAAAGCCCATTTCTATTGGTACGCCACTGATAGCTCACCGCACTTTTCAGGTTCACACGTGTGTACTCGGGCCTATCTATGTACGCCCAGCCTCCCGAAAGCTTGGTGATAGGGATTTTTCTAAACAGTTTTCGTTTGGTATGGCTGCGCATAGGAAAAATAATCCGAGGAAAAGAGAGCGATAGGTTTGCCCCGTATTCTTGACTATCGAGGCTTTGTCCTTCTTGCGTACCTCGCTGTACATCCACGGCTGCCCGCACGCTCAGCTCTAATATTTCACAACCTTTAAACACATTTCTGTCAATAAGTGAAAGGCTTACAAAAGGACCTGGCAACGATTGGAATACATTGAGTCCTCCTTCCAAAGAATATTGGTATTTGGGGTAAGGACTGGTGAAAATACTTGCTTTTATGTGTCCACCCGTAGTATCAAAATTAATGTTCACAAACTTGAAGATATCGAGACGGGCCAACGATACTTGCGTGTTTTCCACATTGGTAAGGCTGTAGGGTTCTCCCGGGCGGATAAAAATCTTTCTATCCAACACCTTTTTCGAATAGCTGCTTTCCCCTTCTATATACTCGATATCTTTGTAGTAAGAAATATTTTCCCCTCGGCTTGTATTTACATCAACGTCCGTTTCAAACACTACTTCATCAATCATAAATTTTTTATGCCCACCCTTGTTTGCATCGTTTTTTATGGTAACGTCTATGTCCACAAAGTTTTGCGACAAGGTATCGTTTACCTCAAAAAAGACATACGATTGCCTAAATTCATAATAGCCATTGTCCTGTAGCACTCGTGTGATTCTTATCCGCTCTTTTTCAATATTTTTCTCATTGTAAATATCTCCTTCCTCTAGGGCAGCTTTTTTGAAATTATTGCCAAGAACCTCCAAAATAGCCGTGTCGGGTATATGGTAAAAAA
It encodes:
- a CDS encoding POTRA domain-containing protein, with the protein product MANRRSWPKLLLGLAILLFLGTSCVPVKNLKEGEYLIFNQSIKKNKYIEGEELEVFYRQKPNRKIIYLPMMPYLYAYNIGKKRFDKTKSKDSLRLEETIVKYDTKIRELQFQLDSVEVNGIDKKEEELTKDSTKILKDIRALLRKKEEKVLKLENKLKNGNWMMSSIGEPPSIYNHDISEYTQEQMEKYLQSRGYFDGKVSITLDTLEEKLINVEYIVEEGKPYRIRNLFYHIPDTAILEVLGNNFKKAALEEGDIYNEKNIEKERIRITRVLQDNGYYEFRQSYVFFEVNDTLSQNFVDIDVTIKNDANKGGHKKFMIDEVVFETDVDVNTSRGENISYYKDIEYIEGESSYSKKVLDRKIFIRPGEPYSLTNVENTQVSLARLDIFKFVNINFDTTGGHIKASIFTSPYPKYQYSLEGGLNVFQSLPGPFVSLSLIDRNVFKGCEILELSVRAAVDVQRGTQEGQSLDSQEYGANLSLSFPRIIFPMRSHTKRKLFRKIPITKLSGGWAYIDRPEYTRVNLKSAVSYQWRTNRNGLFNFSPFDLGVVNTKEISDEFRERLDELEQQGSTLKNSFDSSLVSNLNAYYLYTDNIFGFQQRKSKFYKVYVESGGTFFGLYNQTGLIDEQGSILDLRYFRYIKGDFDNRFGVPVGKSGQLATRFHVGVARPYGTTPGMPYEKYFFTGGSNSNRAWPARRLGPGSFSSTDTLDNGNQRFRFEQPGEIILEANLELRRDLFSFFEGALFLDATNIWTLKDDPARPGSGFSKSFWREIALGGGLGIRLNFDFLLVRLDAGVKLMDPSESLGERWVGDEFSFKNIFSTQGDVIYNIGIGYPF